A stretch of DNA from Terriglobales bacterium:
GTGAGCGCCAGCAGGTAGGCATCTTCCAAAGTGGGAACCAACGGCTCGGCCGCGGCTCCGGGCGGGCGCTCGCCCACCACGCGCGCGTGCACCCCATCGCTGCGCCGCGCGGTGGAGGAGATCAGATGTTGTTGCCGCGCCGTGGGCAGCTCGGCGCTGGGCAGCACCCACTCCCACACTTTGCCTTCCACGCTGCGCAGCAGGAACTCGGGGGCGGAGTGCGCCACCAGTTGCCCCCCGGAGATAAGCGCGATGTCGGTGGCCACCGCCTCGACATCGGAGACGATATGGGTGGAGAGGATGACGATCCGCTCGCCCGAGAGCTCGGCCAGCAGGTTGCGGAAGCGCACCCGCTCCTCGGGGTCGAGGCCGGCGGTGGGCTCGTCCACGATCAGCAGCCGGGGATCGTTGAGCAGCGCCTGGGCGATGCCCACGCGCTGCTTCATCCCGCCGGAGTAGCCGCCCAGCGGCCGCTTGCGCACCTCGGTCAGGTTCACCAGCTGCAGCAGTTCGTCGATACGGCGGCGGGCTCCGCCCGCGTCCAGCCCCTTGATGGCGGCCAGGTACTCCAGGAACTCGACCGCGTTCAGGTTGGGATAGACGCCGAAGTCCTGGGGCAGGTAACCGAGGAGGGCGCGCAGGGTGTCGGGGGAATGGGCGATGTCCACGCCGTCCCAGGTGACTTTGCCCTCGCTGGCGCGAGTGATGGTGGCCAGGATGCTCATCAGCGTGGTCTTGCCGGCGCCGTTCGGCCCCAGCAGCCCCAGCACCCCCGGCCACAGCTCCAGGCTGAAGCCGCGCAGCGCCCAGGTCTTGCCACGGTACGCCTTGCTGACCGCCTCGATCGTCAGTTTCATTCCATCCTCCCGGCCTGGGAAGTTTACGCTCGCCAGGGCGGGTTTGTTCCGGGCAACCCGGCCCCATCCTCCTGGACATCCGGTCGCAACCCGGAAAGCGCCGGAAGCGGCTACAATCAGGGGTTGCACCCAAGGAGCCTGGCATGAGAGTCGGCATGCTGACCGGGGGCGGCGACTGCCCCGGACTCAACGCGGTCATCCGCGCCGCGGTGCGCAAGGGCATCTTCCACTACAAGGACGAGTTCGTCGGCTTCCTGGAAGGCTGGCGGGGCGTGCTCGAAGACAAGACCGAGGAGCTGGACCTGGCCAGGATCGCCGGCATCCTGCCGCGCGGCGGCACCATCTTGCGCACCTCGCGCACCAATCCCGCCAAGAACCCCGGCGGGTTGGAACGCTGCGTGGAGAACCTGAAGAAGCACCAGGTGGAGGCGCTCATCGCCATCGGCGGCGACGACACCATGGGAATCGCGCAGAAGCTGCACCACGCCGGGGTGAAGGTGGTGGGCGTGCCCAAGACCATCGACAACGACCTCAGCGGCACCGATTTCTGCTTCGGCTTCGATACCGCCGTCAACATCGCTACCGAGGCTATCGACCGCGTGCACACCACCGCCGAGGCCCACAACCGGGTGATGGTGGTGGAGGTGATGGGGCGGGACTCCGGCTGGATCGCCATCTACAGCGGCATCGCCGGCGGCGCCGACGTGATCCTGGTGCCGGAGCGGCCTTTCGACATCGAGGAAGTCGCGGCCATCATCAAGCGCCGCCACGCCAGCGGGCGCTACTTCTCCATCGTGGTGGCCGCCGAGGGCGCCAAGTTCTCCACCGACGTGGACAAGGAGCACGGCGCTCCCATCGTGCAGGACATGGGCAAGGACGACTTCGGACACGTGCGGCTGGGAGGCATCGGCGGCATCCTGGCGCGCGAGATCGAGAAGCGCACCGGCATCGAGACCCGCTTCGTGGTGCTGGGACACATCCAGCGCGGAGGCTCGCCCACCGCCTTCGACCGCGTGCTGGCCACCCGCTACGGCATCGGCGCCATCGACCGCGTGCACAGTGGGGAATTCGGCATGATGGTGGCCCTGCGCGGCACCAAGATCGTCTCCGTGCCCCTCTCGGAGGCGCTGGTCGCCACCCGCCCCGTCGATCCTGAATTGCTCGACGTCGCCCTCGGTCTGCGTGACCGCCGGGAGATGAAGAATGGCTCCTAGCCCGCGGCCTTAAGAACTGAGCTCCAGGTACGCCAGGTCCAGCTCATCGCCCGAGACGCACTCCGTCTGCTGCGTGCCGCAGTTGGGACAGGCGAGGTTGTAGTCCTTTACAACGAACGTCACGTTGCAGGCGGGACAGCGCTGCTGTCGGGGCTTCACTTCGATCTCCAGGGCGAGCGGCTCCAGGTCGCTGCCCTGCACGAGGGCCTCGAAGCAGAAGCGCAGAGCCTCGGGATCGATGGCCGCCAGCTCCCCCACGCGCACGCCCACCTTGCTGACGCGGGCGCCGCCGCGGGCGGCGGACTCCTTGCGCACCGCCTCCAGGATCGAATTGGCGATACTCATTTCGTGCACGGTGAAGCCGGCGACAGCAAGGCGCCCGCTGCGGGGATTCTAGGCGACCCGCTCGCCCGGCGCCAATTCTATGGCCGACTCTTGGCCGCCGAGGGCGGCGGCTTCGGCCAGGTAGCCGGCCGCCTCCAGCAGGCGGTAGGTGCGCTCCGCTTCCTCCGCATCCACGCGGCTGATGGCGAAGCCCACGTGCACCAGCACGTAGTCGCCGACGGCCACCTCGGGGACAAAGTCCAGGCGCACGGACTGGGTGACAGGGCCGAAGCGCACCAGGCCGGCGCGCCCGCCCTCCTGCGGACGGCAAGCCACCACCCTTCCCGGCACGGCTAGGCACATTTGATCTCTCCCGGGAATGCGCAGTCGCCGGGGGCAAAGCTCCGCGGCCGGGTCAGGGCGTCGGCCGTGCCCGAGAGCAGGGTGCGCAGCCGGGGAAAATTCTCCAGCGCGACCTGCAGCGCCTGCTTCACCGCCGGGGAGATGGGCTCGCCCGGCTCCACCGACTCCAGCTCGATGCCCAGCAGCGCCAGACGTGGAATCTCGCGGCCCAGGGAGCGGGCCAGCCCCAGCACCTCGTTCAGCCCCCACCCGTGGCCAGAGACCTTGCCCAGGGAACGGCTCTGCAAGCCGGCGTAGGGCAGCGGGACCAGGTGCAGGGTTCCCGGGGCGGCGCCTGTCTCGACCGCATCCACGAAGAGGATGGTCTCGGTTTCTTTGAACAGCTCCAGCAGGTCCACGGAGAGCTGGGGCATCTCGCGGGCGGCGTACTGGGCGCAGGACTGCGGGCGCAGCTTGCGCGCGAACTCCAGCCCGGCGCGGTCGTCACCGCAGGTGAGGTTGCCACAGCCGATCACCAGCAGCGGTGGGCGGGGAAAACTCACGACTTTGTTCATGGCCTTGGGCTCCTATCGATCTTCAGCTTGAGAAAGTGGGTGGAACAGGAGATGCACGGGTCATAGGCCCGCACCAGGTTCTCGCAGGCCGTGAGTACCTCCTCATCGGAGGCCTCCTTCAGCCGGGGCAGCAGCAGGCGGAGGTCATCCTCGATGCGGCGCAGGTTCTGCGCCGTGGGTGGGACGATCTTGGCGTAGTCCACGAGGCCGCGCTCATTGACGCGGTAGCGGTGGTAGAGCAGGCCGCGAGGAGCTTCGGTGGCGGCGCAGCCTTCGCCGGCGTGCACCTTGCACTCCACCGCGCTCAGCGCCGGCTCCTCGTAGCTCTCCACGATGCTGAGCGCTTCCTCGAAGGCGTGCAGCATCTCCAGCGAGCGGGCGATGATCATGGCGAAGGGATTGCGCAGCGGGAAGCTGAGGCCGCTCGAGTGCGCCACCTCCCGCGCCTGCGGCGCCAGCCGCTCGCGGTTCAGGTTCAGCCGCGCCAGCGGGCCCACCAGGTAGCTGCTGGCGTTTTCCGTGCGCACCGAATGCAGCGCGGTGGAGTGGGCCACGTGCAGCTCCAGGAAGTGCTGCTCGAACTGCGCCGCGGTCAGGTCCAGGCCGGAAGAGGAGACGATCCGGCCCTCGTTCATAGGGTACTCATCGGGATGGGAGAGGGCGACGAAGTCGTAGTCGGCGGTAAGTTCAGGCAGGGTCAGTTGCGCCGCCCAGCGCGCGGTGGTGCGCGCCGCCTCCAGCCCCCAGACCAGCGACTCGTGCAGTGCCATCAGTTCCTTGCGGCGCGGCGTCTTGTAGAAGCCGCCCACACACACCGACACCGGGTGGGTGGCGCGCCCACCCAAGACTTCGAGCAGGTCGTTGCCCACCTTCTTGAGACGCAGGCCGCGCTCCACCAGTTCCGGGTGGTCCTTGGCCATGCTGAGGGCGCTTTCGTAGCCCAGGAAGTCGGGTCCTTCCAGCAGGTAGATATGCAGGGCGTGACTCTGGATCCACTCCGCGCAGTAGAGCAGGCGGCGCAAGCGGCGGATCTGGGGGCTGATGACGAGGCCCAGCGCCGCTTCCAGGGCGTGCACCGAGCTCATCTGGTAGGCCACCGGGCAGATGCCGCAGATGCGCGCGGTGATGTCGGGGACCTCGTGCAGGTGACGGCCGCGCAGGAAGGCCTCGAAGAAGCGCGGGGGCTCGAAGATGTCGAGCCGCACCTCCGCCAGCCGGTCCTGCTCCCAGCGCACGTAGACTCCACCCTCGCCCTCCACTCGGGTGAGCAGGTGGTTGCCCTTCACGATGCGCTCTCCGGCTGCGGTCTGGGTGGTCTGGCTCATTGCAGCGTCTTCTCCAGGTTGTCGCCGGCGTTACGGAAGACCTCGGCGTAGCCGGCGAAGCCGCGCAGCACGCGCACCAGATACGCGCCGTGGATCCCGGCGGCCTCCATCTGCGCGATCAGGGGCTCGGGGTTGGGGTTCTCCATGGGACCGTAGCAGCCGTAGCAACCACGATTGAATGCGGGACAGAGCGCGCCGCAGCCGGCGTGGGTGATGGGACCCAGGCAAGGCATGGCCTTCGACACCAGCACGCACACGTTGCCCCGCCGCTTGCACTCCACGCACACCGAGTGCGCCGGCAGGTGGGGCAGGCGGCCCAGCAGCAGCGAGGTCAGTACCTCCAGCAACTGCTGCTTGTTGATGGGGCAACCGTGCAGCACGAAGTCCACCGAGACGTGCGAGTCGATGGGGGTGGACTCCGCCAGGGTGGAGATGTACTGCGGCGTGGCATACACGTGCTCCACGAACTCCTCGATCTTGGCCCAGTTGCGCAGGCACTGGATGCCGCCGGCGTTGGCGCAGGAGCCCACCGCCACCAGGTACTTCGACTGCTGCCGCACCTGCTTGATACGCTCCACGTCCTCGGCGGTGGTGATGGAGCCCTCCACCAGGGCCACGTCGTAAGGCCCAGGGAGATTCTGGGAGCGCGCTTCGGGGAAGAAGGCCAGGTCGAGTTCGCCGACCAGCGTCGTCAGTTCCTCCTCCAGGCCGAGCAGGGCCAATTGGCATCCGTCGCAGGAGGCGAACTTGAAGACCGCCACGCGCTTGCGCTCGCCCGCCATCAGAAGCTCTCCTTGCCGAAGAACGGCTCGACCGTGGCGAAGTTGAGGATCGGCCCTTGCTGGCAGATGAAGTTGGGCCCGTACTGGCAGTGGCCGCAGAAGCCCACCGCGCACTTCATGTTGCGCTCCATGGAGATGTAGATGGACTCGCGGGGAATGTTGCGGGCCAGCGCCTCGTAGATCACGAAGCGCATCATGATCTCCGGCCCGCAGGTGAGCACCAGGCACTTCTTGTACTCCAGCCGGATGCGGTAGAAGAGCATGGGGATGACGCCCACCTGCCCCTTCCAGTTCTCGTCCGCCCAGTCCACACTGACGTGCAGCTCCACCCCTGCCTTCTGCCAGGCCTCGAACTCGTCGGTGTAGAGCAGATCCTGGGGCGTGCGCCCGCCGTAGAGCAAGAGCACGCGGCCGTACTTGCTGCGCTCTTTGAGGATGGTCAGGAGCGCGGGGCGCAGCGGCGCCAAGCCGATGCCGCCGGCCACCATGAGCACGTCCTTGCCTGCGGCCAAGTCCAGCGGCCAGTGCGAGCCGTAGGGGCCGCGCAGCCCCAGCATGTCGCCCACCTTCAGCCGCCCGATGCCCTGGGTGACGCTGCCGCCGAAGCGGATGCTGTGGCCCAGCGCCTGCGGCTGCGCCGGATCGGAACTCAGCGAGATCGCCACTTCTCCGAAGGCCGGCAGGTAGAGCATGTTGAACTGCCCCGGAAGGAATCGGTAGGCGGCGGCCAGCGCCGGGTCCTGGAAGGCCAGCGTGTAGGTGGCCACGCCGTAGGACTCGGGCTTGATGGCCCGGATCACCGCCGGCTGCGGCAGCATGGGCAGCACCGCTGGGGTCATCGCCGGAATGTGGATCGCCTGGCTCATTTGGGCCTCGCCGGAGAGACGCGGAACGCTTTGACCTCCTGCGTGGGATCGATGCCCACCGGGCACCAGGTCATGCAGCGCCCGCAGCCCACGCAGCCCACCGTCCCGAACTGGTCGATCCAGGAGGCGTACTTGTGGGTCAGGAACTGGCGGTAGCGGGAGCGGATCGTCGGCCGGGTGTTGCCTCCGTGCACCTGGGAGAAATCGCCGGTGAAGCAGGAGTCCCACACCCGGGTGCGCCGGGCCACCTGCCCGCGCAGGTCGCTGGAGTCCTCCACCGTGGTGCAGAAACACGTGGGGCAGGCCAGGGTGCAGTTGCCGCAGGAGAGACAGCGCGCGGCCACCTCGTCCCAGTGCGGATGCTCGAGATTGGAGTAGAGCAGCCTGGGCAGGTCGTCGGTGCGCAGCTCGCGCTGCTGGCGCTCGGCCCGCTGCAGCGCCTGCGTGGCCCGCCCCAGGTCGAAGGCGGTGGCCGGCTCCCACTCCGTGTCCTGCAGCATTTCGGAGCCGGTCTCGGAGCCCACATCGATGAGGAAGCCGTCGGGCAGTTCGGTGAGCGCCAGGTCGAAGCCGGTGCTGGCGCGCGGGCCGGTCTTCATGGAGGTGCAGAAGCAGGTGGCGGCGGCCTCGCCGCAGTTGGCGGCCAGCAGAAAGACCTGGCGGCGGCGGGCGCGGTAGTGGGGATCGGGCACCGGGCCCTCCAGCAGCGCCCGGTCCTGCAGGGCGATGGCCTTCAGGTCGCAGGGCCGTACGCCGATGAAGGCGTACTGCGGCGCCTGCGGCTTGGCCGGCTCGAAGACCCACGCCCCGTTGCTCTTGCGCGCCGTGAAGAGGAGGGCGCTGGGGGGATGCAGAAACTGCTTCCAGGAGTGCGGCCCGACAGTGAAGCCGAAATACTGGCCGTTGCGGCCGGGAACCAGGCGGTAGCGGCCGGGCTGTTTGTCTTCAGTCCAGCCCCGGGGCAGGTCGTCGAGGGCTGCGATCTCGTCCAGCACGATGGCGCCGTCGCGCACCCGCGGTCCCACCAGGGTGAAGCCCGCCGCCCGCAGATTCTCGAAGATCTTCTGCAGCGCCGCTTTCAGCACCACCACGCTCGCGGAAACCCGCGGAATGCTGGCCGTCGCCATGCGGGGCCCTCCTGCGCGGCACCTGGCTGGTCCGCCTCTCTTACCCTGACACTGCACGGGCCCCCGCGCTGTGAGCCGGGTCACGCGGGCTGGTGACGGGCGGCACCTGCTCACACCCGCGCGTGACTGCCATCACTGCGGCCCCCGGCCACCGGGCTACTATCGGAGTATGGAGACGCCGGTCGCTCGTCCGCCGAGCGTGCCAGGAGGTGGGCCCATGAAGCTCCTGGATGCCACCACGCGGCTGGCTCTGAAGAGCCTGCTCTTCGCCACCGATTTTTCCCTCGCCTCCCAGGCCGCCCTGCCTTATGCGGCGGCCATCGCGCGCCGCTACGGGGCCCGTCTTCTCCTGGCCCACGTAGTGCGCCCCCAGGTGTGGGCGCCGGCGCCCCCGGAGTGGGTGCCCATGGAAAGCGAGGTCCCACGCCAGGCCGCCATGGCGGAGATGTCGAAGCTGGAGCAATCGCCGTTGCTCGCCGGCCTTCCCCACCAGGTCGCCGTCGAGGAAGGCGCCGTGTGGGAGTGCCTCTCTCGCCTGATCCGGGAGCAGGAGAGCGACCTGCTGATCATGGGCACACACGGGCGCCGCGGCCTGCAGAAGCTGCTCATGGGCTCGGTGGCGGAGGAGCTGTTTCGCCTGGCGTCCTGCCCGGTGCTGACGGTGGGACCGGGAGTGGCGGCCGCCGCCGGCACCGCCGAGTTCCATCGCATCCTGTTTGCCACCGACTTCTCCAACGAGTCGCAGGCGGCGCTGCCTTACGCGGTTTCCCTGGCGCAGGAGAACCAGGCGCGGCTCACCCTGCTGCACGTGGTCGAGACCACCTCGCCCGGCTACCTGGCGGACCCCGACCGCGCGCTCACCGTCTTGAAGGAGAGGCTCCAGGGCCTGCTGCCGCGGGAGGCGGCGCTGTGGTGCGAACCCGAGCTGGCGTTAGAGAGCGGTGAGCCCGGCGATGGCATCCTGCGGGTCGCGGAGGAGCAGCAGGCCGACCTGATCGTGCTGGGAGTACGGCCCATCCGTCGCCTGGCTGCGCACTTGCCGATCGCGACCGCACACGAGGTGGTGTGCCACGCGGCCTGCCCGGTGCTCACGGTCCGCGGATGAGATCGGCCGGAGAGGGCTCCGGCGGACAGAACGAATTGCAGTGCGGAGGCGGAATGAGTCTCACCAAGGCGCGTGCCATCATGCAACGCATCATCGAGAAGGCCCAGGCCGGGCCCAAGCGCGTGGTCTTCCCCGAAGGAGAGGAGGAGAGGGTACTGCGGGCCGCGCGCATCCTGGTGGAGCAGAAGATCGCCGAGCCCATCCTGCTTGGCAACCCGCCGGCGATCCAGGGGCGCGCCGCGCAATCGGGCCATTCGCTGGACGGCATCGAGATAGAGGACCCTGCCGCTTCTCCCTGGAAGAGGGCCTATGTGCCGGAACTCTACCGCCTGCGCCGGCGCCGCGGCGTGACGCTCTCCGAGGCCGCCGCGCTGCTGGAGAGCCGCAACGTCTTCGGCTGCATGATGGTGCACATGGGCGACGCCGACGCTCTGGTGTCGGGCACCAGCCAGCACTATCCCGACACCGTCCGTCCCGCCCTGCAGATCATCCGGGCGCGCGAAGGCGTGCGCAAGGTGGCGGGGATGGACTTGATCGTCACCCGCCAGGGCGAGCTCTATTTCCTGGCCGACACCACCGTGAACATCGAGCCCAGCGCCGAAGAGCTGGCCGAGATCGCCCTGGGCGCCGCCCAGCAGGCGCGCCGCTTCGACGTGGTGCCGCGCGTCGCCCTGCTCTCTTTCTCCAACTTCGGCAGCACCCCCCATCCGCTCGCCCGCAAGGTGCAGCGCGCCGTCGAGCTGGTGAAGCAGGCGGACCCGGAGCTGATGGTGGACGGGGAGATGCAGGCCGATGCCGCCGTGGTCCCCGCCATCCGCGAGTCGACCTATCCTTTTTCCAGCCTGAAGGGCGGGGCCAACGTGCTGATCTTCCCCGACCTGCAGTCGAGCAACATCGCCTTCAAGCTGCTGACGCGCATCGGCGAGGCCACTGCCCTGGGACCCGTCCTGATGGGGCTGAGCCAGCCCGTGCACCTGCTGCAGCGGGGCGCGGAGGTGGAGGACATCGTGAACATCGCGGCCCTGGCCGTGGTCGAGGCGCAGGAGGTTGCCGCCCGCATCCCTCCCGCCGCCAAGTTCGCACCCAGTGCCGCCTGACGCAGGAGAGAGAGGTGGCTATGCAGATCGCCGAGGTGATGACACAAGAACTGGTCTCCTGCCTGTCGAACTGCAGCGCGCAAGCGGCGGCGGAGATGATGCGCCGGCACAACATCGGCATCCTGCCGGTGGTCTTCAACCGCTTCAGCCGCAAGCTGCTGGGAGTGGTGACCGATCGCGACCTGTGCCTGGCGGTCATCAGCGCGGGCCACCCGCCGCAGGTGGAAGTGCAGGAGTGCATGACCACCGAGGTGGTCACCTGCTCGCCCCAGGACGACGTCCAGGTTGCCATCCGCCGGATGCAGGAACACCAGTTGCGCCGATTGCCGGTAGTCGACAGCGACGGGCGGCTGGTGGGCATCGTGTCCCTGGCGGACCTGGTCCGTCACGGCGCCATCGACCCCAAGGACCTGTACCTGACGCTGCGCAAGATCTTCGCGCTCCGCCCCCATGTGGCGGCACGCATCGCCTGAGGAGGGCGGCAGGCAGTCGAGTTTGGACGCGCCCCGGCTCAAGCCGCCGGCGCTCTACAAGGAGGAACTACCATGCCCAAGGAAACGCTCACGGTGGTGGACGATCGCACCAACACCACCTATACCCTGCCCATCAAGCACGGCACCGTCCGTGCGATGGATTTGCGGCAGATCAAGACCGGCCCCGAAGATTTCGGCCTCATGAGCTATGACCCCGCTTTCATGAACACCGCCTCCTGCCAGAGCCGCGTGACCTTCATCGACGGCGACCGCGGCATCCTGCGCTACCGCG
This window harbors:
- a CDS encoding hydrogenase maturation protease — translated: MNKVVSFPRPPLLVIGCGNLTCGDDRAGLEFARKLRPQSCAQYAAREMPQLSVDLLELFKETETILFVDAVETGAAPGTLHLVPLPYAGLQSRSLGKVSGHGWGLNEVLGLARSLGREIPRLALLGIELESVEPGEPISPAVKQALQVALENFPRLRTLLSGTADALTRPRSFAPGDCAFPGEIKCA
- a CDS encoding ABC transporter ATP-binding protein: MKLTIEAVSKAYRGKTWALRGFSLELWPGVLGLLGPNGAGKTTLMSILATITRASEGKVTWDGVDIAHSPDTLRALLGYLPQDFGVYPNLNAVEFLEYLAAIKGLDAGGARRRIDELLQLVNLTEVRKRPLGGYSGGMKQRVGIAQALLNDPRLLIVDEPTAGLDPEERVRFRNLLAELSGERIVILSTHIVSDVEAVATDIALISGGQLVAHSAPEFLLRSVEGKVWEWVLPSAELPTARQQHLISSTARRSDGVHARVVGERPPGAAAEPLVPTLEDAYLLALT
- a CDS encoding universal stress protein, producing the protein MKLLDATTRLALKSLLFATDFSLASQAALPYAAAIARRYGARLLLAHVVRPQVWAPAPPEWVPMESEVPRQAAMAEMSKLEQSPLLAGLPHQVAVEEGAVWECLSRLIREQESDLLIMGTHGRRGLQKLLMGSVAEELFRLASCPVLTVGPGVAAAAGTAEFHRILFATDFSNESQAALPYAVSLAQENQARLTLLHVVETTSPGYLADPDRALTVLKERLQGLLPREAALWCEPELALESGEPGDGILRVAEEQQADLIVLGVRPIRRLAAHLPIATAHEVVCHAACPVLTVRG
- a CDS encoding CBS domain-containing protein; translated protein: MQIAEVMTQELVSCLSNCSAQAAAEMMRRHNIGILPVVFNRFSRKLLGVVTDRDLCLAVISAGHPPQVEVQECMTTEVVTCSPQDDVQVAIRRMQEHQLRRLPVVDSDGRLVGIVSLADLVRHGAIDPKDLYLTLRKIFALRPHVAARIA
- a CDS encoding 4Fe-4S dicluster domain-containing protein produces the protein MATASIPRVSASVVVLKAALQKIFENLRAAGFTLVGPRVRDGAIVLDEIAALDDLPRGWTEDKQPGRYRLVPGRNGQYFGFTVGPHSWKQFLHPPSALLFTARKSNGAWVFEPAKPQAPQYAFIGVRPCDLKAIALQDRALLEGPVPDPHYRARRRQVFLLAANCGEAAATCFCTSMKTGPRASTGFDLALTELPDGFLIDVGSETGSEMLQDTEWEPATAFDLGRATQALQRAERQQRELRTDDLPRLLYSNLEHPHWDEVAARCLSCGNCTLACPTCFCTTVEDSSDLRGQVARRTRVWDSCFTGDFSQVHGGNTRPTIRSRYRQFLTHKYASWIDQFGTVGCVGCGRCMTWCPVGIDPTQEVKAFRVSPARPK
- a CDS encoding hydrogenase maturation nickel metallochaperone HypA; amino-acid sequence: MSIANSILEAVRKESAARGGARVSKVGVRVGELAAIDPEALRFCFEALVQGSDLEPLALEIEVKPRQQRCPACNVTFVVKDYNLACPNCGTQQTECVSGDELDLAYLELSS
- a CDS encoding HypC/HybG/HupF family hydrogenase formation chaperone is translated as MCLAVPGRVVACRPQEGGRAGLVRFGPVTQSVRLDFVPEVAVGDYVLVHVGFAISRVDAEEAERTYRLLEAAGYLAEAAALGGQESAIELAPGERVA
- a CDS encoding ATP-dependent 6-phosphofructokinase, whose protein sequence is MRVGMLTGGGDCPGLNAVIRAAVRKGIFHYKDEFVGFLEGWRGVLEDKTEELDLARIAGILPRGGTILRTSRTNPAKNPGGLERCVENLKKHQVEALIAIGGDDTMGIAQKLHHAGVKVVGVPKTIDNDLSGTDFCFGFDTAVNIATEAIDRVHTTAEAHNRVMVVEVMGRDSGWIAIYSGIAGGADVILVPERPFDIEEVAAIIKRRHASGRYFSIVVAAEGAKFSTDVDKEHGAPIVQDMGKDDFGHVRLGGIGGILAREIEKRTGIETRFVVLGHIQRGGSPTAFDRVLATRYGIGAIDRVHSGEFGMMVALRGTKIVSVPLSEALVATRPVDPELLDVALGLRDRREMKNGS
- a CDS encoding phosphate acyltransferase produces the protein MSLTKARAIMQRIIEKAQAGPKRVVFPEGEEERVLRAARILVEQKIAEPILLGNPPAIQGRAAQSGHSLDGIEIEDPAASPWKRAYVPELYRLRRRRGVTLSEAAALLESRNVFGCMMVHMGDADALVSGTSQHYPDTVRPALQIIRAREGVRKVAGMDLIVTRQGELYFLADTTVNIEPSAEELAEIALGAAQQARRFDVVPRVALLSFSNFGSTPHPLARKVQRAVELVKQADPELMVDGEMQADAAVVPAIRESTYPFSSLKGGANVLIFPDLQSSNIAFKLLTRIGEATALGPVLMGLSQPVHLLQRGAEVEDIVNIAALAVVEAQEVAARIPPAAKFAPSAA
- a CDS encoding FAD/NAD(P)-binding protein, which produces MSQAIHIPAMTPAVLPMLPQPAVIRAIKPESYGVATYTLAFQDPALAAAYRFLPGQFNMLYLPAFGEVAISLSSDPAQPQALGHSIRFGGSVTQGIGRLKVGDMLGLRGPYGSHWPLDLAAGKDVLMVAGGIGLAPLRPALLTILKERSKYGRVLLLYGGRTPQDLLYTDEFEAWQKAGVELHVSVDWADENWKGQVGVIPMLFYRIRLEYKKCLVLTCGPEIMMRFVIYEALARNIPRESIYISMERNMKCAVGFCGHCQYGPNFICQQGPILNFATVEPFFGKESF
- a CDS encoding Ni/Fe hydrogenase subunit alpha; the protein is MSQTTQTAAGERIVKGNHLLTRVEGEGGVYVRWEQDRLAEVRLDIFEPPRFFEAFLRGRHLHEVPDITARICGICPVAYQMSSVHALEAALGLVISPQIRRLRRLLYCAEWIQSHALHIYLLEGPDFLGYESALSMAKDHPELVERGLRLKKVGNDLLEVLGGRATHPVSVCVGGFYKTPRRKELMALHESLVWGLEAARTTARWAAQLTLPELTADYDFVALSHPDEYPMNEGRIVSSSGLDLTAAQFEQHFLELHVAHSTALHSVRTENASSYLVGPLARLNLNRERLAPQAREVAHSSGLSFPLRNPFAMIIARSLEMLHAFEEALSIVESYEEPALSAVECKVHAGEGCAATEAPRGLLYHRYRVNERGLVDYAKIVPPTAQNLRRIEDDLRLLLPRLKEASDEEVLTACENLVRAYDPCISCSTHFLKLKIDRSPRP